The following are from one region of the Paenibacillus sp. KS-LC4 genome:
- a CDS encoding peptidylprolyl isomerase codes for MLHNTRKSTWRRMALLVVAAVLVMSVLAACGSKKEEGNGTAFSGTSEGATVATYKDNGKVTEAEFTKYLAVFNFLQPGYESVTALPQFQEQLLQQYIAYKILAAQASEETVKQAAKDTDKQFADFEAALAQQAELKTQLEAKNITNSDVKTYMKLMLVVVDHMKSKVTDEELKKEFETNIAKYSTVTLRHILIATSEKDSETQETKELRTKEEALKIAKEVKAKLDEGGDWAALAKVYSDDPGSKESGGQYANAKPGDWVENFKNAAMTQKIGVIGDPVETEYGYHVIMVEKRDELTYDKLDDATKEAVESAVAYAHMSTFMSEDMKNQDVKITLPEQSPAPDAEQSPAASDAAKATDDAAASQEPAASASPSASVEPSASPAAK; via the coding sequence ATGTTGCACAATACACGTAAATCGACATGGCGCAGAATGGCTCTGCTCGTAGTTGCGGCCGTGCTGGTCATGTCGGTTTTGGCGGCTTGCGGCTCGAAGAAAGAAGAAGGAAACGGTACAGCGTTCAGCGGTACAAGCGAAGGGGCGACTGTTGCTACTTATAAGGACAATGGCAAAGTAACAGAAGCTGAATTTACAAAGTATTTGGCGGTATTTAATTTCTTGCAGCCAGGCTATGAGTCCGTCACGGCTCTGCCGCAATTCCAGGAGCAATTGCTACAGCAGTACATTGCTTACAAAATCTTGGCGGCTCAAGCAAGCGAAGAAACGGTAAAGCAGGCTGCTAAAGATACGGACAAGCAGTTCGCGGATTTTGAAGCGGCACTGGCGCAGCAAGCCGAGCTCAAAACGCAGCTGGAAGCGAAAAATATTACAAACAGCGATGTAAAAACCTACATGAAGCTGATGCTTGTTGTTGTAGATCACATGAAATCCAAAGTGACCGACGAGGAGCTTAAGAAAGAGTTCGAAACGAACATTGCCAAATATTCGACTGTAACGCTCCGTCATATTCTAATTGCCACTTCCGAGAAGGATTCGGAAACACAAGAAACGAAGGAGCTGCGCACGAAAGAAGAAGCGCTGAAAATCGCGAAAGAAGTAAAAGCGAAGCTGGATGAAGGCGGCGACTGGGCAGCTCTTGCTAAGGTCTATTCTGATGATCCAGGCTCGAAGGAGTCTGGCGGCCAATATGCAAATGCAAAGCCAGGCGACTGGGTTGAAAACTTCAAAAATGCTGCCATGACGCAAAAAATCGGCGTTATCGGCGATCCAGTAGAAACCGAATATGGCTATCATGTCATTATGGTTGAGAAGCGCGATGAGCTGACGTACGATAAGCTTGACGATGCGACGAAAGAAGCTGTAGAGAGCGCTGTGGCTTACGCCCACATGAGCACTTTCATGAGCGAAGATATGAAAAATCAAGATGTGAAAATTACGCTGCCTGAGCAATCTCCTGCACCAGATGCAGAGCAATCCCCAGCAGCAAGCGACGCTGCGAAAGCGACTGATGATGCTGCGGCATCACAAGAGCCTGCTGCATCGGCTTCACCTAGCGCGTCGGTAGAGCCGTCCGCATCGCCTGCGGCGAAGTAA
- a CDS encoding AraC family transcriptional regulator — translation MTMIHLTIPPLPHYIIGGLSIAPAGRKHPSRRNIGVFDLLVVNKGCLYIGEEEREYEVRGGHALILRPDAHHYATRACQETTAYYWIHFQTTGAWSVSERLADQQPGGSSLERIQNNNFYTMPTFTKQLPQFARLLQPSRMDSLLRQLVQLNTNDHISGVKWKQQLAFQEIMEQLSASLEVAGPSPSAHCAEQAASYLREHYRDNITAQELSEAVNFHSVYIARCMQKEFGCAPFDYLMRFRLEQAKLLLLQTDLAVARIAEEVGFNQPAYFTSCFSRYEGLSPRQYRQRFSHG, via the coding sequence ATGACGATGATTCATTTGACGATTCCCCCGCTTCCCCATTACATTATAGGCGGTCTTTCCATCGCCCCTGCCGGACGGAAACACCCGAGCAGAAGAAATATTGGCGTGTTCGACCTACTCGTCGTGAATAAAGGCTGCCTTTATATCGGGGAGGAAGAGCGAGAATATGAGGTGCGTGGTGGTCACGCCCTCATTTTGCGGCCTGATGCTCATCATTACGCGACGAGGGCCTGCCAAGAAACAACGGCTTACTACTGGATACATTTTCAGACGACCGGTGCATGGAGTGTTTCAGAAAGGCTCGCCGATCAACAGCCTGGCGGCAGCAGCCTTGAACGTATACAAAACAATAACTTTTACACGATGCCAACCTTTACAAAACAGCTCCCGCAGTTTGCCAGGCTGCTCCAGCCTTCGCGGATGGACAGCCTGCTGCGGCAGCTCGTGCAGTTGAATACAAATGATCATATTTCCGGCGTCAAATGGAAGCAGCAGCTCGCTTTTCAAGAGATTATGGAGCAGCTATCTGCCTCCTTGGAGGTAGCCGGGCCTTCACCCTCCGCACATTGCGCCGAGCAAGCCGCCTCCTATTTGCGTGAGCACTACCGTGATAACATAACAGCGCAGGAGCTAAGCGAGGCGGTTAACTTCCATTCCGTCTACATTGCCAGATGCATGCAAAAAGAGTTCGGCTGCGCGCCCTTCGATTATTTAATGCGCTTCCGCTTAGAACAAGCAAAGCTGCTTCTGCTTCAGACTGACCTTGCAGTCGCCCGCATTGCCGAGGAGGTCGGCTTTAATCAGCCTGCCTATTTCACCTCCTGCTTCTCGCGTTATGAGGGGCTTTCGCCGCGCCAATACCGCCAGCGCTTCTCGCATGGTTAA
- the mfd gene encoding transcription-repair coupling factor has protein sequence MKALIQAFAADPDVQSIIAGIRSGMREQMVSGLAGSSRQVLMAAMKEEIDRPMLVVTHNMFSAQKIAEDLQECFSSDTVLLYPANELVAAESAVSSPETLAQRMDVLIKLSEGFRGIVVVPFSGMRRYLPVSGVMAEAKITISVGDVLPIDSFLRKMTGLGYVRADRVESRGEMSVRGGIVDFYPLTEASAYRIEWFGDDVDSIRTFDAADQRSQGNIQTYTVPPCQEIVASAERFASAASHAAALLEQQLGKMSDRTAKERLRSEIGSELEKLREHMYFTDIYKYISLLYPERQTIMDYMPEDTLLIMDEPTRLIETAKQLERDEAEWATHLLQNGKSLPGFELACKSEEVLYSKRFPTLLLSLFLRQIPHSQPQNILNMTSRAMQNFHGQMNVLKAEMDRWRKIGANVLMLAGNAERMERMRRVLFDYNIEPPTLLEGNLQSGFELPSSHLVVITEGEMFSQKQRKARRIDKKIDNAERIKSYTELKVGDYVVHQNHGIGKYVGIGTLEIAGIHKDYLHIVYAGGDKLSVPIEQVDMIQKYVGNEEKEPKINKLGGSEWTKAKSKVQSSVKDIADDLIKLYAQRQSAPGFAFGQDTAYQNEFEEMFPYDETRDQLRAIEEIKRDMEKPMPMDRLLCGDVGYGKTEVAVRAAFKAAIEGKQVAILVPTTILAQQHFETFRERFSGYPFNIQVLSRFRSRKEQNDTMKGLKAGTVDVVIGTHRLLSQDIVFKDLGLLIVDEEQRFGVSHKEKLKKLKNNVDVLTLTATPIPRTLHMSMLGVRDLSVIETPPENRFPVQTYVVEYNTALVRESIERELARGGQVYYLYNRVQGIYQMAELISELVPDAKVAVGHGQMSEQELEKTILDFLDGESDVLVSTSIIETGVDIPNVNTLIVHDSDKMGLSQLYQLRGRVGRSNRIAYAYFTYQRDKVLTEVAEKRLQSIKEFTELGSGFKIAMRDLAIRGAGNLLGAEQHGFIASVGFDLYSQMLADEISKRKAELDGAPVQETRVVSTLIDVSVDAYLPSDYIYDSIQKIEIYKKVASVRSFDEAEDLTEEIIDRFGNLPQAVENLMMVAKLKVYGAMYGIEQISQRNDELVVRFASAEKKRIDRKQVDKLCLHFENRFHQGSSLEDNPVITLRGKGLDMDQRLLLLEQFLKRYADARIVKEELQDTAP, from the coding sequence TTGAAAGCGTTAATACAGGCTTTTGCGGCTGATCCGGATGTGCAGTCCATAATAGCCGGAATCCGTTCAGGAATGCGCGAGCAAATGGTATCAGGGCTTGCCGGTTCATCCAGACAAGTGCTAATGGCCGCAATGAAAGAAGAGATAGACCGTCCGATGCTTGTCGTGACACATAATATGTTTTCAGCGCAGAAAATTGCAGAGGATCTTCAAGAATGCTTCTCCTCGGATACTGTGCTGCTCTATCCCGCTAATGAGCTGGTAGCTGCCGAATCGGCGGTCTCGAGTCCTGAGACGCTGGCGCAGCGAATGGACGTGCTGATCAAGCTGTCCGAAGGCTTCCGCGGGATTGTTGTCGTGCCATTTTCCGGTATGCGGCGCTACTTGCCTGTAAGCGGCGTTATGGCAGAGGCGAAAATTACGATTAGCGTGGGCGATGTTCTGCCGATTGATAGCTTTCTGCGAAAAATGACTGGACTGGGCTACGTTCGTGCAGACCGCGTTGAATCCCGTGGTGAAATGAGCGTACGCGGGGGAATCGTCGATTTTTATCCGCTAACGGAGGCTTCCGCTTACCGGATAGAATGGTTCGGCGATGATGTCGATTCCATTCGGACATTTGACGCCGCTGACCAGCGGTCGCAAGGCAATATTCAGACTTATACGGTTCCGCCATGCCAGGAAATTGTTGCGAGCGCAGAGCGCTTTGCATCAGCAGCTAGCCATGCGGCCGCCTTGCTGGAGCAGCAGCTTGGCAAAATGTCGGATCGTACAGCCAAGGAGCGGCTTCGCTCGGAAATCGGCAGCGAGCTGGAGAAGCTGCGCGAGCATATGTATTTCACCGATATCTATAAATATATTTCCCTGCTGTATCCGGAACGCCAGACCATTATGGATTATATGCCAGAAGATACGCTGCTTATTATGGATGAGCCTACCCGTTTGATTGAAACGGCGAAGCAGCTTGAGCGTGATGAGGCGGAATGGGCGACGCATTTGCTGCAAAATGGAAAATCGCTGCCGGGCTTTGAGCTTGCGTGCAAGTCGGAGGAAGTTCTGTATAGTAAGCGGTTTCCTACCCTGCTCTTATCCTTGTTTTTAAGGCAAATTCCGCATTCGCAGCCGCAAAATATTCTCAATATGACGAGCCGGGCGATGCAAAATTTCCACGGACAAATGAATGTGCTTAAGGCAGAGATGGACCGCTGGCGCAAAATTGGGGCTAACGTGCTCATGCTCGCCGGAAATGCCGAACGCATGGAGCGCATGCGCCGCGTGCTGTTTGATTACAATATTGAGCCGCCTACGCTGCTGGAAGGCAACCTGCAATCTGGATTTGAGCTGCCCTCCTCGCATCTGGTCGTCATTACAGAAGGAGAAATGTTCTCTCAGAAGCAGCGCAAAGCGCGCCGTATCGACAAGAAGATAGATAATGCCGAGCGGATCAAAAGCTACACCGAGCTGAAGGTTGGCGATTATGTGGTGCATCAGAACCACGGTATCGGCAAATACGTTGGTATCGGCACGCTGGAAATTGCAGGTATTCATAAGGACTATTTGCACATCGTATACGCAGGCGGGGATAAGCTGTCTGTACCGATTGAACAAGTCGATATGATTCAGAAATATGTCGGCAATGAGGAAAAAGAGCCGAAGATTAATAAGCTGGGCGGCAGCGAGTGGACGAAGGCGAAAAGCAAGGTGCAGTCGTCGGTTAAGGACATTGCCGATGACTTGATCAAGCTGTATGCGCAGCGCCAATCGGCGCCAGGCTTCGCCTTTGGACAGGATACCGCTTACCAGAACGAGTTTGAGGAAATGTTCCCTTACGACGAGACGCGTGATCAGCTGCGTGCCATCGAGGAAATCAAACGGGATATGGAGAAGCCGATGCCGATGGATCGTTTGCTTTGCGGCGATGTTGGCTATGGCAAGACGGAGGTTGCTGTGCGGGCTGCATTTAAGGCAGCTATTGAGGGCAAGCAGGTTGCGATTCTCGTGCCGACGACCATTCTTGCGCAGCAGCACTTTGAGACTTTCCGCGAGCGATTCTCCGGCTATCCATTTAATATTCAAGTGCTGAGCCGTTTCCGCTCCCGCAAGGAGCAAAACGATACAATGAAGGGCCTCAAAGCCGGGACCGTCGATGTCGTCATTGGCACGCACAGACTGCTGTCTCAGGACATTGTGTTCAAGGATTTGGGACTTCTGATTGTCGATGAGGAGCAACGGTTCGGTGTATCGCATAAAGAGAAGCTCAAGAAGCTGAAAAATAACGTCGATGTACTGACGCTGACAGCAACACCGATTCCGCGCACCCTGCATATGTCGATGCTTGGCGTTCGCGATTTATCGGTTATTGAGACGCCGCCGGAAAATCGTTTTCCGGTACAGACCTATGTGGTCGAATACAACACGGCGCTTGTCAGAGAGTCGATTGAGCGTGAGTTGGCCCGTGGCGGTCAAGTCTACTATTTGTACAATCGCGTTCAAGGAATCTATCAGATGGCGGAGCTGATTTCAGAGCTGGTGCCGGATGCGAAGGTAGCGGTCGGGCATGGACAAATGTCGGAGCAGGAGCTGGAGAAGACGATTCTCGACTTCCTCGACGGCGAATCCGATGTGCTCGTCAGCACGAGTATTATTGAAACGGGCGTTGATATTCCGAACGTCAATACGCTTATCGTCCATGATTCGGATAAAATGGGCCTGTCGCAGCTTTATCAGCTGCGGGGACGGGTTGGCCGCTCCAATCGGATCGCTTACGCCTATTTCACCTACCAGCGCGATAAGGTGCTGACGGAGGTTGCCGAGAAACGGCTGCAATCCATTAAAGAGTTTACAGAGCTTGGCTCCGGGTTCAAAATCGCGATGCGCGACCTTGCGATTCGCGGTGCCGGCAATTTGCTTGGCGCAGAGCAGCATGGTTTTATTGCGTCGGTCGGCTTTGACTTGTACTCGCAAATGCTTGCCGATGAGATTAGCAAGCGCAAGGCGGAGCTTGATGGCGCCCCTGTACAGGAAACCAGAGTTGTTAGTACGCTCATTGATGTCAGCGTAGATGCTTACCTGCCATCCGATTATATTTATGACAGTATTCAAAAGATTGAGATTTACAAGAAGGTGGCGTCAGTGCGCTCCTTCGATGAGGCGGAGGATCTTACCGAGGAAATCATCGACCGTTTCGGCAACCTGCCGCAGGCGGTAGAGAATCTGATGATGGTAGCCAAATTGAAGGTGTATGGCGCAATGTATGGCATTGAGCAGATTAGTCAGCGCAATGATGAGCTCGTCGTACGATTTGCCTCCGCCGAGAAGAAGCGGATTGATAGAAAACAGGTCGACAAGCTGTGCCTGCATTTCGAAAATCGCTTCCACCAAGGCAGCTCGTTGGAGGACAATCCGGTAATTACCCTTCGAGGCAAGGGACTCGATATGGATCAGCGTCTGCTGCTGCTTGAGCAGTTTTTGAAGCGTTACGCGGATGCACGAATTGTGAAGGAGGAGCTGCAGGATACAGCTCCTTGA